The sequence below is a genomic window from Mycobacterium heidelbergense.
GTTGTTCGCGGTCGAGATAGACGACCGAGGCCTCGGCGGCGGGATCGATGGTCGCGACGAAGAGCGTCGCCTCCGCGATGCCGTACGACGGTTTGAACGCTGTGCGCGGTAATCCGTAGGGCGCGAACGCTTTATTGAAGGTTCTGATCGCGTCGATGCTGACCGGTTCGGAGCCGATGATCATCACCACGTTGCTGAGGTCGACGTCGTCGCCCGGCGCGGGCAGGCCGCGCTGCGCGGTCCACTCGTAGGCGAAGTTCGGCGCGGCGGTGACCGCCCGGCCCTGCCGCGACCCGGCGGCCAAGGCATGGATCCAGCGCAGCGGCCTCCGGACAAACGCGGCGGGCGACATCAGCGTGGAGTGCCCGCCGTACACGGCGGGAAAGCCGATCATCGACAGGCCCATGTCGTGGTAGAGCGGTAACCAGCTGACGCCGTGGGTGTTTCGGTCCAGCAGGTCGATCGAGAGGATCATCTGCACCAGGTTGGTGCCGACCGCCCGGTGGGTGATCTCCACGCCGACCGGGGGCCGCGTCGAGCCCGAGGTGTACTGCAGATGCGAGACGTCGTTCATGCCGAGTTCGGTGGGGACGAACAGCTCCCCCGCCGAGTCGGGTATCTGATCGATGACGAGGACCCGCGGCCTTCTCAGGTGTGGGAGGCCGACCAGAAAGTTCTCGACCGCGTCTTTGGCCGCCGTTGTGGTCAGCACCACCGTCGGCTCCGAATCCCGAAGCGCCGTGTCGAGACGTTCGGCGTGGCCGGGCAGTTCGGGCGCGAACAGCGGCACCGCTATGGTCCCGGCCTTGATCGCCGCGTAGAAACCCGCGACGTAGTCGATGCCCTGCGGCGCGAGGACGGCGACCCGCTCACCGCGGCCCGCGACCTGTTGCACGCGCGCGCCGATGGCCTGCAGTCGGATGCCGAGTTGGGTCCACGTCACCTCGACGGCCTGCCCTTCGGCGCGGCTGTAATCGAGGTAGCGGTAGGCGACGGCGTCACCGACGTTCGCGACGTTGCGGTCGATCAGGGATATCAGCGTGACGCCCGGCGGCAACGCGACGCCGCCCCGGGCGTCCAGGCAGTCCTCGATCTGCAGCAGGCCGGGCACACCCGCGGCGTTGTGCTGCCCGGAACCGCGATCCATAAGCGCAGTCTAGGTGCCGTAGGGTACCCGGCAGCAGCAGCCAATCGGGCCGGTCTGCGGTCGTCACCAGGGAGTCGGGCATGTCGGGTCGTCAGTTCTCGTTCGAAATCAACCGGACCAGTAGCGCTCCCGCCGAGACGTTGTTCCGGCTGGTGACCGACGGCGCCAACTGGTCGACGTGGGCCAAGCCGATCGTCCTTCAGTCGAGCTGGGCGCGGCAGGGTGATCCGGCACCGGGCGGCGTCGGCGCCATCCGCAAGGTGGGAATGTGGCCCTTCCTGGTGCAGGAGGAGACCGTCGAGTACGAGCAGGATCGCCGCCACGCCTACAAGCTGGTTGGGCCGGCGAGCCCCGCCAAGGATTACCGCGGCGAGGTGGTCCTCACCCCGAATCCGGCGGGCGGCACCGACATCCGCTGGACCGGCTCGTTTGTGGAAGGGATCCGCGGGACGGGCCCGGTGATGCGGGCCGCGCTGGGCGGTGCGGTGCGGTTTTTTGCCGGCCGGCTGGTGAGGGCGGCCGAGCGCGAGCCGGGCGGCGCGCGGTAGCGTTTACCCTTGCGGCCCAACGGGTTTGGAAACGCGTGACGGCCGCCTCACGCGGCCGCCACGTCTGGACACGGGTCTACGGGTTGTTGGCTTGCTGCTCGTCCATCTGAGCCTGCTGCATGCCTTGTTCGAATTGCTGCTCGGCCTGTTCGTTTTGTTCCTCGGCCTGCTGCTGGGCCTGTTGCATCTCTTGCAGGGCCAGCTGTTCCTGTTGCTGGGCCTGGTCGTCGCTGTCATCGGCGGCGAAGCCGCCCGAAAGGCCCGGCGGGGTCTGGGGCAATTGCCGGCCGACATCGGCCAGGCGGACGCCGCCCGATCCGAGCACCGCGCCCGGGGTGTCGGGCCGCGCCACGTCGAACAGCGCGAGCATCGCGAGGGCCGTGGCGCCGGCGACAAGCAGTCGCACCATTCGCAACCGTGCGCCGCTCGCAGGGGTTTTACCGCATTGCCGGTGAGGGGTGGTGGTCATCCTTCAGGTTTGCGCCTCTTGGCTAGCCGCACGCTGGGAAGCGGCTATCGCCCGGTTATGAGAACACGCGCCCCCGAGCCGTTACGTCGAACCGACCTCGTCCTGATACTTCTTGGTCATGTGCTCGATCGCCTGCAGCTGCGTCTGCGCGAGGTCGTCGCGCACCTGACCGGCGCGCGCGGCGGCGTCCAGCGTCGGTTGCGCCTGGCCTTGAAAGTGCGGCATGACTTCGGCGGCGAACAATTCGGCGGAGCGTTTGGTTGCGGCCGGATTGGCCCACTCGTGGCCCATCTGCAGCATGCAGCCGAAGCCGCCGGACTGGTCCCACAGCCGCTGCACCTGCGCCCGCGCCCGCTCCGGGGTGCCGATGACTCCGGCGCCGTTGTCGTTGATGATGTCGATCATCTCGTCGAGCCGCTCACCCGGCATGGTCATCTGCGGGAAGGCGGCCACCTTCTGGAAGTACCGGAACCACGGCTCGATGCCGAATTTCACGTCGGCGCGCGCCTGTTCGTCGGTCTCGGCGATGTGGAACGGCCCGACCAGGCTCCAGTCCTTGCGGTCGACCTGCGTGCCGAAGGCCGCCGCCCGTTCTTCGACGATGCCCCAGTGGTAGGCGAGCGCGTCGAAGCCCTCAACGATCAGCGTCGCCCCGATCGAGAGCAGGCCGATGCCGTGCTTGCCGGCCAACCGGGCACCCGTGGGCGAGGCGACCGCGGCGACCGCCAGCGGTATTCCGCCGTCGGAGTAGGGGGCGAGCTGCAACCGGGCGTCGAATAGCTGGTGCGTGGCGGTTTTGGCGCTCACCGTCTCCCCCGCCAGCAACCGGACGACGATGTCGAGGTTGGTTTCGAGAAGCTCGCGCGTGTCGGTGGGGGTGAGTCCGATCATGGCGGAGTCGGTGGGCAGTGAGCCCGGCCCCACCCCGCCGATCACGCGGCCATGGGTGAGGTGGTCCAGCAGCATCAGCCGGTCCGCGACCCAGAGCGGGTTGTGGTAGGCGAGCGAAATGACCCCGGTACCAAACCGAATGCGCTTGGCGCGCTCGGCGGCGGCGGCGATGAAGATCTCCGGGGAGCTGATGATTTCGCTGCCGGCGGAGTGGTGCTCGCCCAACCACACTTCGTCGAAGCCGAGGGCGTCGAGATGCTCGACGAAGTCCAGGTCGCGCTGGAGGGCCAGGGTCGGATTGGTGCCGGCGCGATGGAATGGGGCGATGAAATAACCGAACCTCAGCCTGGACATTGCGGTCCCCTTGCAGTCGAGTTGCGCAGAACCATAACTCAACGTGCCCGCGCCGGGCGAGGAGTCGCGAGCGGTGCCTTAGGGGCTGCCGCCGCAGACGTTGCCGATGCAGCCGCCGCCGCCACCCGGTCCCCCGCCGCCGCCACCGACGCCGGGAATGCTGCCGCCCCCACCGCCGGGTCCGCCGCCACCGGTGGGGCCGCCAGGAATGCTGCCGCCGCCCCCGCCCGGCCCGCCACCGCCGGTCGGGCCGCCGGGAACGCCGCCTCCGCCCCCGCCCGGTCCGCCGCCGCCTGGTGCTGTGGACGGCGCAGGCGCCACGCTGGACGAAGGAGTGGTCGTCGGCGTCGTACTGTTACTTGGTCCCTTGTTGCCGCCGCCACATCCGACCGCCAACACGAGCATGGCCGCGCCGCCGAAAAGAGCGGCCGCGGTTCGAACGCCAGTCCTCATCAGGTTCCCCACTCTCCACTCACGCCACACTTCTGCAGTCCACCTGTCCGTACCCCGGCAGGCCTCGGCGCAAACGGGATTGGGGCGCCCGGCACTTAGCAGTTGGTAGCCCGACGGAGCCCCCTACCCTTCCTTGGTGATCAGCTTCCGCAGCGCCACGCGGTCGGGCGTGAGCAGCTCCTCGATGCGGGGGTGATTCACCTCGGCGACGATGATCTCGCCGACCTCCTGGTTGACCTCGCTGAAGATGCCGTGGGACTTCATCTTTGAGGTCTGGTACAGGTTGTCCTCGGTCGGCGTGACGTAGTACACCGCGTCGGCCTTGAACCGGTGGACGAGCCACAGGTGAATCAGGGTCATCAGCCGCTTCTGGCGCAGCTTCTCGGCGAAGGTGTTCTGATCGCGCACGGTGAGGATGCTGCGGCCGTGGCGGTCCTTGATGGGATCGAACACGACGTTGGCCAGCTGCTCGTCCCCGTCGCCGTAGATCCCGAGCACGAGCACGTCCGAGCCGGCGCGCCGGGGCCGCAGCTGCACGCGCAGCTTCTCGCCGAGCTGGTAGTGCTCGCTCCACAACGTCAGCCATTCCTCCAGCAGTTTCTTCGGCACCTCGGTCTGCACCAGGTGCTGGTGCTGGGTCGAGCCCTTCCCCATGGCCTTGGTGGTCGCCGTGCGGCCCGAGGAGGCGGCCAGCGCGGCGTCGCTGCGCGGCCCGCCGACCAGGGTCTGCGGCGTGCGGTAGGGGGACTCGACGAGGCGCATCTTGCGCTGCAGGCGAGCCAGCGCCAGCATGCCGTCCTGCCGCAGCGCGGTGGCGAACTCCTCGGCGGCGACGCCGTCGATCTGGTGCCCGCCGTAGGTGATGAAGTTGAAGACGAAGCCCATCTTGCCGAGCTCCTCGGGGAAGCGCTTCATCTCCTCGTCGGTCATGCCGGTGGTGTCCCAATTGAACGACGGCGACAGGTTGTAGGCCAGCATCTGGTCGGGGAACTCGGCGTGGATGGCCTCGGCGAACTGCCGGGCGTCGGCGAGATCGGCGGTCTTGGTCTCCATCCACAGGATGTCGGCGAACGGCGCCGCCGCCAGCGACTTGGCGATCGCATAGGGAATGCCGCCGCGGATCTGGTAGTAGCCCTCCGGGGTCTTCGCCAGCTCGCAGTCCCACGGGGAGTCGACGCCCAGTTCCTTCGCCTTGTCCTTCGCCTCGTACAGCGACGCACGCTGGGCGAATTGGCGCCACTCGTCGGGAGTCATGCTCGCCGGCTCGTCTTCGCTCTCTCCGAAGGCGAGCACCTCCGCGATGGCTTCGCCGTAGCTCATCAGCCCGGCGTCGTCCTCCCAGGCGGCGACGAACCGCGACTCGACCTGGTCGAAGAGGTCGTCGATCGATTGCTTGCCGTTCTCCCGCCAGGCGTTGACGGCGTCGGAGATCAGGCCCTGGATGCCTTGGCGCTCAAGCCAGGCGGTGGCGCCGGCGTACTCGGAGTCGGCCATCGCGTAGAGGAGATGCCCATTCAGTTCCTTGACGCCCAGCTCGTAGAAGCGCCGGACGAGCGCCAGGAAGCAGGCCTTGTAGGAGGGGATGTTCAGGTTGGTCGCGCCGAGGAGGAACGGCTGGTCGCGTTCGTCGGCGCGGCTGTCCAGCAGGTTGGCCGCCTCGGCGTCGGTGCGCGCGACGATGATCCCGGGCACCCGCATGACGTCGAGCTGGAACCGGGCGGCGTTGAGGCGCTTGATCTGTTCGTCGGAGGGCACCAGGACCTTGCCGCCCTGATGGCCGCATTTCTTGGTGCCCGGGCGCTGGTCCTCGATGTGGTATCCCGGCACCCCGACCTCGACGAAACGGCGGATCAGATTGCGCACGTGCGGGTCGCCGCCGTGGCCGGTGTCGGCGTCGGCGATGATGAACGGCCGATAGTCATAGGCCGGGGCCGTGTCGCGCTGCTGCTCGCTCATGTGCAGGCGCTGGTACTGCTGATTTCGGTCGGCGGTGAGGAGGGCGCGCACCAGCACCGCGGCGTCGTCGGGCACCTGGCTCAGCGGGTAGCTGGCGAGGTCTGGACCGGGATCCTCGGTGGTGGAGCCCTTGGCCGAGGTCGCCCAGCCGCCGAGGTAGATCGCCTCGATCCCTATCCGCTTCATGCTTACCGCCTGGCCGGGCGAGTAGGGACCGAACGTCGTAATGCTCTTCTTCGCCGCGAAGAGTTCGCGCAGCCGGTCATAGAAGGGCCCGGCCGCTTCGCGCGCGACGGTGTAGTCGGTCGCGATCGTGCCGCGCTGCTCCGCGACTTGCCGGGCCGTGTAGAGGCGGGTGATCCCCTTGAAACGCGAGCCGTCAAAGTATCGTTGCGTGGCCTCGACGTCCTGTTCGAACGGCGTGCGGACCTGGGTGTCCGAGTCGATGATGGCCATGGGTTGCGCTCCTCTTCAGCATGATTCCGCTGAACGTGAGTTTATCCCCGGAAGCGGCGGTTCAATCAGGGGTGACAGCCCCGAGCCGCGCTTCCCGAGTCGCGGTTCGGGAGCGACACTGTCCCTATGGAATCGACACTGGCGAGCACATTTCACCGAATCGCATCGGTCATCGGCGGGCTGGCACTCCTGGGTGCGCTGGTCGGCTGCGACGGCCGCGGTGGCAGCCACATGGCGGTCCCGCTGACGCCGAAGGTGACGACCCTCGGTCGGACCATCGCGGAGGCGCCCGCCGGCGGGCCACTGACGATCAGCAGTCCCGCGTTTCCCGACGGCGCGCCGATCCCCGCGCAGTACACGTGCAAGGGCGCCAACGTAGCGCCGCCGTTGACGTGGTCGGCGCCGTTGGGGGCGGCGCTGGTGATCGACGACCCGGACGCCCCGCGCGGGCCCTACATCCACTGGATCGTGGTCGGAATCCCGCCCGGCCCCGGAAACACCGGGGACGGCCAGACTCCCGCCGGGGGAAGCAGCCTGCCGAACTCGGCCGGCCAGGCCGGCTACAGCGGGCCCTGCCCGCCCGCGGGCTCCGGGGTGCACCACTACCGGTTCACCCTCTACCAGCTTCCCGCCACGTTCCAGCTCCCCCCGGGACTCGTTGGGGCGCCAGCGGCACAGGCGATCGCGCAGGCCACGGCGGGGCAGGCGCAATTCACCGGAACGTTTGGAGGCTGACGCTCAGGCGATGTCGTCGAGCGCCCGATAGGCTGCGTTATAGCCGGGAGTGAACGTGATGCCCGGTCCGCCATGGCATCCCGCGCCGCCGAGGTAGAGGCCGGCGATCGGGATCGGACAATCGAGGAAGCCCGTGGGCCCGGGGCGATTGGGCCCCATCAGGTCCGGGTGCAACAGCCCGTGGCAGAAATCGCCGGCGGGAGCGCCGAACATGGTGTTCATGTGGTACGGCGCAAAGGTGATATGGCGGATCACGATGTCCTTGAAGTTCGGGGCGAACCTGGTGATCTTGTCGATAACGCGTTGTGCCATCTCGTTTTTCAGGTGGCCATGCTGGTCGCGGCCGGCCTCGACCGGGAAGGCGTAGGCGAAGGCGCTCGCGGCGTGTTTGCCGGGCGGCGCGAGGCCCGGATCGTGCACGGACGGGATCTGCAGGCCCATCGACGGGTTGCCCGGGACGACGCCCCGGCGGCAGGTCTCCCACTGCAGCTGCTGCTCTTCCGGCGAGCCGAAGATGCCGACCGACTGTTGCATGCCGGCCTCGTTCAGCAGCTCGTGGGGCGGGGCGAATTCGGGCAGCCCGTCGAGGGCGAAGTGGATCTGCACGAAGGAGGCCCGGTGATCGCGGCCCGACACCCGTGAGACCAGTTCCGCCGGAACGTGTTCCGGCGCGATCAACTCGGTGAGGGTGACGTCGGGCGAAAGGTTGGACACCACGATCGGAGCGGTGATCGTCGACCCGTCACGCAGTCGTACGCCGGTCACCGCGTCGCGGTCGACGAGAATCTGCTCCGCCTTCGCGCGGAATCGGATCTCGCCGCCGTGGGCGATGAACAGCTCGCGCAGGTGCTCGGTGAGCGCGCCGATGCCGCCCTTGAGCTTGGTCATCATCGCCGCGCCGTCCTGGGGGACCGCCAGGGCGAACGCCAGGCAGGCGGCGCTGCCCGGCGTGTAGGGACCGCGGTAGGTGGAGTTGACGGCCAGAAACGCGAGCATCCCCCGCATGACCGCGTGCTTGTCCTTGTCGGGCAGGAATCGGTCGATCACATCCATCGCCGAGCCGAACAGCATTTCGTGAATCGCCCGGCGTTCGGCCTCGTTGGCCGCGCAGGCATACATCTCGTCGAGCGTCTTGGGCGGCTGGCGCACATCGAAGCGGCCCAACGCTTTTGCGGGCCCCTGGCTCCAGCCGATCAGCTC
It includes:
- a CDS encoding fatty acyl-AMP ligase, whose translation is MDRGSGQHNAAGVPGLLQIEDCLDARGGVALPPGVTLISLIDRNVANVGDAVAYRYLDYSRAEGQAVEVTWTQLGIRLQAIGARVQQVAGRGERVAVLAPQGIDYVAGFYAAIKAGTIAVPLFAPELPGHAERLDTALRDSEPTVVLTTTAAKDAVENFLVGLPHLRRPRVLVIDQIPDSAGELFVPTELGMNDVSHLQYTSGSTRPPVGVEITHRAVGTNLVQMILSIDLLDRNTHGVSWLPLYHDMGLSMIGFPAVYGGHSTLMSPAAFVRRPLRWIHALAAGSRQGRAVTAAPNFAYEWTAQRGLPAPGDDVDLSNVVMIIGSEPVSIDAIRTFNKAFAPYGLPRTAFKPSYGIAEATLFVATIDPAAEASVVYLDREQLGAGHAVRVTADAPGAVPQVSCGQIARSQWAVIVGPDTETELPDGEVGEIWLRGNNIGRGYWGLPDETRRAFGATLRSRLDEGSHAEGSGAGGTWLRTGDLGVYLDGELYVTGRIVDLITIGGRNHYPQDIEATVADAAPMVRRGYVTAFSIPAHDTDQRLVIVAERAAGTSRDDPQPAIEAIRQAVSHRHGVAVSDVRLLPAGAIPRTTSGKLARRACRAEYLSGTLGVHASGPR
- a CDS encoding SRPBCC family protein, with protein sequence MSGRQFSFEINRTSSAPAETLFRLVTDGANWSTWAKPIVLQSSWARQGDPAPGGVGAIRKVGMWPFLVQEETVEYEQDRRHAYKLVGPASPAKDYRGEVVLTPNPAGGTDIRWTGSFVEGIRGTGPVMRAALGGAVRFFAGRLVRAAEREPGGAR
- a CDS encoding LLM class flavin-dependent oxidoreductase, which codes for MSRLRFGYFIAPFHRAGTNPTLALQRDLDFVEHLDALGFDEVWLGEHHSAGSEIISSPEIFIAAAAERAKRIRFGTGVISLAYHNPLWVADRLMLLDHLTHGRVIGGVGPGSLPTDSAMIGLTPTDTRELLETNLDIVVRLLAGETVSAKTATHQLFDARLQLAPYSDGGIPLAVAAVASPTGARLAGKHGIGLLSIGATLIVEGFDALAYHWGIVEERAAAFGTQVDRKDWSLVGPFHIAETDEQARADVKFGIEPWFRYFQKVAAFPQMTMPGERLDEMIDIINDNGAGVIGTPERARAQVQRLWDQSGGFGCMLQMGHEWANPAATKRSAELFAAEVMPHFQGQAQPTLDAAARAGQVRDDLAQTQLQAIEHMTKKYQDEVGST
- the aceA gene encoding isocitrate lyase ICL2 translates to MAIIDSDTQVRTPFEQDVEATQRYFDGSRFKGITRLYTARQVAEQRGTIATDYTVAREAAGPFYDRLRELFAAKKSITTFGPYSPGQAVSMKRIGIEAIYLGGWATSAKGSTTEDPGPDLASYPLSQVPDDAAVLVRALLTADRNQQYQRLHMSEQQRDTAPAYDYRPFIIADADTGHGGDPHVRNLIRRFVEVGVPGYHIEDQRPGTKKCGHQGGKVLVPSDEQIKRLNAARFQLDVMRVPGIIVARTDAEAANLLDSRADERDQPFLLGATNLNIPSYKACFLALVRRFYELGVKELNGHLLYAMADSEYAGATAWLERQGIQGLISDAVNAWRENGKQSIDDLFDQVESRFVAAWEDDAGLMSYGEAIAEVLAFGESEDEPASMTPDEWRQFAQRASLYEAKDKAKELGVDSPWDCELAKTPEGYYQIRGGIPYAIAKSLAAAPFADILWMETKTADLADARQFAEAIHAEFPDQMLAYNLSPSFNWDTTGMTDEEMKRFPEELGKMGFVFNFITYGGHQIDGVAAEEFATALRQDGMLALARLQRKMRLVESPYRTPQTLVGGPRSDAALAASSGRTATTKAMGKGSTQHQHLVQTEVPKKLLEEWLTLWSEHYQLGEKLRVQLRPRRAGSDVLVLGIYGDGDEQLANVVFDPIKDRHGRSILTVRDQNTFAEKLRQKRLMTLIHLWLVHRFKADAVYYVTPTEDNLYQTSKMKSHGIFSEVNQEVGEIIVAEVNHPRIEELLTPDRVALRKLITKEG
- a CDS encoding YbhB/YbcL family Raf kinase inhibitor-like protein — protein: MESTLASTFHRIASVIGGLALLGALVGCDGRGGSHMAVPLTPKVTTLGRTIAEAPAGGPLTISSPAFPDGAPIPAQYTCKGANVAPPLTWSAPLGAALVIDDPDAPRGPYIHWIVVGIPPGPGNTGDGQTPAGGSSLPNSAGQAGYSGPCPPAGSGVHHYRFTLYQLPATFQLPPGLVGAPAAQAIAQATAGQAQFTGTFGG
- a CDS encoding phytoene desaturase family protein — protein: MGKTDYDAIVVGAGHNGLTAAAVLQRAGLRTLCLEANTYAGGMAATVELIDGFRYEIAGSVQFPTASQITKELGLDTLPTVEPEVMSTNIGEAGEEPMVFYRDPIQLMTHLGEKHGVEAVTGMAELIGWSQGPAKALGRFDVRQPPKTLDEMYACAANEAERRAIHEMLFGSAMDVIDRFLPDKDKHAVMRGMLAFLAVNSTYRGPYTPGSAACLAFALAVPQDGAAMMTKLKGGIGALTEHLRELFIAHGGEIRFRAKAEQILVDRDAVTGVRLRDGSTITAPIVVSNLSPDVTLTELIAPEHVPAELVSRVSGRDHRASFVQIHFALDGLPEFAPPHELLNEAGMQQSVGIFGSPEEQQLQWETCRRGVVPGNPSMGLQIPSVHDPGLAPPGKHAASAFAYAFPVEAGRDQHGHLKNEMAQRVIDKITRFAPNFKDIVIRHITFAPYHMNTMFGAPAGDFCHGLLHPDLMGPNRPGPTGFLDCPIPIAGLYLGGAGCHGGPGITFTPGYNAAYRALDDIA